From one Branchiostoma floridae strain S238N-H82 chromosome 3, Bfl_VNyyK, whole genome shotgun sequence genomic stretch:
- the LOC118410878 gene encoding FSD1-like protein codes for MEAQKEALSRIVTTLAAKSEEIQSFVEILEEIAEKVEENGAQAKSDLQEEFDQLYAVMNEMRDAMTARIEEEQQSKMMAVETDMQACQMALDNSTQLMDMAADALQETEPDAFTQAAKRIKDRVTMSPAFRLTLKPKVTDNMSHLVADFTEEKEALRKLDFLPAPTTPEIDVESCRVEDNTVTVVWRVPEGSRVDHYLLEYRQTDTAATGGRAKVENGWQLIEDMEEPFYTILGLAFNQKYIQLRARACNKAVAGDYSEVVTLETKALNFKLDQTSCHANLKVTEDGSAVEWDAMGGKGQLQETKGRGSRPGSPAKTVRPASPAKSPAKRPASASKRGDRFTGESYTVLADVTLDEGQHYWEVTAQPECKSYTLGVAYRNLGKFDQLGKTNTSWCLHVNNWLQNTMSAKHNNKSKQLDVSIPERIGVYLDYDNLVLSFHDAETKQLLHQFKAKFQQPVLPAFMTWCGGLTVQTGLQVPSNLEMKTVQESKKVSPASSELSVLE; via the exons GAGAATGGTGCCCAGGCCAAGTCAGACCTACAGGAGGAGTTTGACCAGCTGTATGCTGTGATGAACGAGATGAGAGATGCCATGACCGCCAGGATAGAGGAAGAACAGCAGAGCAAAATGATGGCAGTAGAA ACTGATATGCAGGCCTGTCAGATGGCACTAGACAACTCCACCCAGCTGATGGACATGGCAGCAGATGCACTACAGGAGACAGAACCAGATGCCTTCACTCAG GCCGCAAAACGCATCAAGGATAG AGTGACCATGTCCCCAGCCTTCCGCCTGACCTTGAAACCCAAGGTCACAGACAACATGTCTCACCTGGTCGCTGACTTCACAGAAGAGAAGGAGGCTCTGAGAAAACTGGATTTCCTGCCTG CCCCCACGACTCCAGAGATTGACGTAGAGTCCTGTCGTGTAGAAGACAACACGGTAACAGTGGTGTGGAGAGTTCCTGAGGGAAGCAGGGTCGACCATTACTTACTGGAGTACAGGCAGACTGACACAGCAGCCACGGGTGGGAGGGCAAAG GTTGAAAATGGGTGGCAACTTATAGAAGACATGGAGGAACCTTTCTACACAATCCTGGGCCTGGCGTTTAACCAGAAGTACATCCAGCTGAGAGCACGAGCCTGTAACAAGGCAGTGGCGGGAGACTACAGCGAAGTGGTCACGCTAGAAACTAAAG CCTTGAACTTCAAACTGGACCAGACATCCTGCCATGCTAACCTCAAGGTCACAGAAGATGGCTCGGCGGTGGAGTGGGATGCCATGGGGGGCAAAGGTCAACTTCAGGAGACAAAG GGCAGAGGCAGCAGACCAGGTTCCCCAGCGAAGACCGTACGGCCGGCCTCTCCCGCAAAGTCACCTGCGAAGCGGCCTGCCTCGGCCAGCAAGAGGGGAGACCGCTTCACGGGCGAGTCTTACACAGTACTGG CTGATGTGACGTTAGACGAAGGACAGCACTACTGGGAGGTTACAGCACAGCCTGAGTGTAAGTCCTACACCCTGGGAGTGGCCTACAGAAACCTGGGCAAGTTTGACCAGTTAGGGAAAACTAACACATCCTGGTGCCTCCATGTCAACAACTGGCTACAG AACACCATGTCAGCAAAGCACAACAACAAGTCCAAACAACTTGACGTCTCGATCCCCGAGAGAATAGGCGTCTATCTTGACTACGACAACCTTGTCCTGTCCTTCCATGATGCGGAGACCAAACAGCTCCTGCACCAGTTCAAGGCCAAGTTCCAGCAACCTGTTCTACCTGCCTTCATGACATGGTGTGGGGGGCTCACTGTGCAGACAGGGCTACAG GTCCCCAGCAACTTAGAAATGAAGACAGTGCAGGAGTCCAAGAAAGTGTCACCAGCTTCTTCAGAACTGTCTGTGCTAGAATGA